The Proteus sp. ZN5 genome includes the window AGGGATCTCTTCCTTTCAGGCATTATGCACTAGTTTAGCTGCGCGTGTAGGTACTGGAAACTTGACGGGAGTCGCAATTGCTTTAACAGCAGGTGGCCCTGGCGCTATTTTTTGGATGTGGGTAGTTGCTTTAATTGGTATGGCGACATCATTAATAGAAAGTACGCTCGCGCAACTTTATAAAACAAAAGATGATGATGGTAATTACCGTGGTGGTCCTGCTTATTATATGACTAAAGGATTGAAAATGCGCTGGATGGGTGTTCTCTTCGCCATTTTCTTGATTATCGCCTTCGGTTTAGTTTTTAATGCTGTTCAAGCCAATTCTATTGCTCAAGCCACAGCATCTGCCTTTAATTTTGATCCACTCTATGTGGGGATCTTTTTAGTACTAACCAGCGGATTTATTATCTTTGGTGGCCTGCGTTGGATTGCACGAGTTGCTGAATTAGTTGTTCCTATTATGGCAACGGCTTATTTATTATTGGCTTTTTGGGTTGTTGCAGATCATATTGAGCGCTTACCTGAAGTTTTTATTTTAATTTTTAAAAGTGCCTTTGGATTACAAGAAGCTGCTGCGGGCGCAATTGCTTACGGTATTAGCCAAGCGATGACACAAGGTATTCAGCGCGGTCTATTTTCTAATGAAGCAGGTATGGGGTCAGCACCTAATGCCGCGGCTTCAGCAACACCTTATCCACCACACCCTGCATCTCAAGGTTATATCCAAATGCTAGGTGTTTTTATGGATACCTTGGTTATTTGTAGTGCTACTGCGGTGATTATTTTATCATCAGGCGTACTCGATAGTTATCCAGAAGGCATTAACGGTATCCAATTAACACAATTGGCATTGTCATCGAGTGTGGGAGGTTGGGGAAGTACGTTTATTGCGATTGCCATTTTCTTCTTCGCTTTTACCTCTATTATTGCTAATTATGCTTATGCAGAAAGTAATATGATTTTCCTTGGGCGTAATCACACAACAGGGTTATTTCTTTTACGTTCAGCGGCTTTAGCTATGGTGATGTTTGGTGCTTTAGCGGATATGCCTCTTGTTTGGAAAATGGCCGATCTCTCAATGGGATTAATGGCAATGACTAATTTAATCGCAATCATCTTGCTTTCTGGTGTCGCTTTAAAATTAGTTAAAGATTATAACCAGCAACGACAAGCCGGTTTACTGCCTACATTTGATATTCGCCAATATCCAGAGTTGCAAGATGATATTGAAGAAGGGATTTGGGATGAGAATATTGTTCCTGATGAGCCTTTAGTTCGATGTGAAAAAGTGGGCAATAACTAAAGTAATAATAAAAAAGCGTCAAAACACATAACCCATATTTTTTAATATGGGTTTTTTTATTACAATTTAACTTTGGGAATATTAAATCAAGGATCAGAAATGAGGTCTAGTCGGTATTACATAGGATTACTTATTGCAATAAGTCTCTTAACCAGTTGTGCCAAGCAATCAGAATTTATTGATAGAGGTGAATATATAGTTAAAGTTATTCCTAATAAGCAGGAAGCTAATGACTGTGTAAAATATCTGGTGATGCACTATACCGCGCTAGATGATGAACGCTCACTGAAAGTTCTTACTGGGGGGCGAGTCAGTAGCCATTATTTGATCCCTACACATCCTTCATCTATTGACGGAAAGCCAGTGATCACTTCATTAGTGGATGAAAGACAAATCGCATGGCATGCGGGTATTAGCCAGTGGGGAGATGCAACTAGCTTGAATAATTGCTCCATTGGAATTGAGATAGTCAATCTGGGTTACCGTGATAATGGTAAGTTTAGGTATTGGTATTCTTATACCGCAGATCAAATTGTGACTATGTCAGTAGTGATGAAAGATATTATTGAACGTTATGATATCGAGCCTCAAAACGTTTTAGGTCACAGTGATATCGCACCTCAAAGAAAAGTGGATCCGGGGCCTTTATTCCCTTGGGAAAGATTAGCAAACCAAGGAATAGGTGCTTGGCCTGATAAGGAGTTAGTGCAAACTTATTTAGCAGGTAGAGATCCTTCAGAGCCTGTTGATGTGGCAAATTTCCAAAAATTATTACAGCAATATGGTTATCAAACACCAACAAATGGTGTGTTAGATAATAAAGCACAAAAAGTCGTGAAGGCCTTCCAAATGCATTTTAGATCGACAAAAGCCAATGGGATCCCTGATGCTCAATCAGAAGCGATTTTAAGGGCATTGATTGAAAAATACCGGATTTAAAATTTTATGTGATAATTAGACAAGAAAAAAGCGTCTCCAATATGAAATTTGGCAGACGCTTTTTTTATCAACTTATAATCAGTATTACAAATTAGGTATTATATGCTGATTATTTTGCTGTATTTCCTACTGGAAGGTTTTCTTCTTTAAGGTTTAAGCTAACAACCAGCGAAATTACAAATGCAATCACACCGGGTAATACCCAACCTAAACCATAATCAGAAAGTGGAATATAGCTAAATAATTGTAGTAAATCAGCATTTAACCACTTCAATTGTTTCAATGTGTCGAAAAGGCTCATCAAAACAATGATTGCAATGGTAAAGCGATAGGTAAAGCGGGGTGCTTTTAATTTATTACGAATAAATTGTAGCAATACCAATGTGACTGATGTTGGATAAATCATTAATAACGCAGGAATGGTCACACGCAATAAAGTATCAAGGCCGAACGTTGATACAATTGTGGTCATTAAGGTAAAGACAACAACCCAAAAGCGATAGCCTAAGCGATGATGGAATGTCGCAAAGTAGTCCGCAGCAGCACTTGTTACACCCACAAGAGTTGTCATACTGGCTAATAAAACAATACCGCCCATCAACCAAGTACCCACAGAGCCAAATAGTGCATCAACATAACGTGAGAAAATTTGACCACCGTTAGTGGCATTGAGTGCAGGATCTGCAAAAACAGAAACAGAATGGCTAGTGGCGCCTAAATAGAAAAGGCATAGATAAAGTGCAGCTAATAGTAAAACTGAAATCATGCCAGCTTTTACGGTAATAAAGCCTATCTGACGCGGTTCAGTAATACCTTTGGTATATAAAGCACGAGCAACGATACCACCAAATGCCATGGCAGAAAGGACATCCATGGTTTGGTAACCATCAATAAAGCCAGAGAAGAAACCATTTACCGCATAAAGACCTGTTGGTTCACCAATTGGGGAAATCGGTTTAGCTACAACAGCAATGCCCACAACTACCAGCAGGACTAACAGTGCCGGAGTCATAAACTTACCAATGGCGCTGATCATGGTGCCTTGTTTTAGCATGAAGAACATACTAGTGATATTGAAAATAAGTGCAAAAGTAAGGTGTGTTGCCGTATTTTTCTCAACAAGCCCTAAAGGTAAGAAACCCATTTCATAAGCGGTATTGGTGACACGAGGCATTGCAAAAGTAGAGCCTACGATAAGGTACAGCGCTACCCAGAAAATAACGGCAACCCATGAAGGCAAATCAACAGAAAGGCGCTCACCACGTCCACGAATTGCTACAATAACCAAAGTAAGGAAAGGGAGTAAGACACCCGTAACAAGAAAACCTAAGGATGTACTAAACCAGAGGTTTCCTGATTGAAAACCCGCCATAGGGGGGAAAATAATATTACCAGCACCGAGGAAGAGTGCAAAAACCATCATTCCAAGAACGAGCATATCTTTTGTAGAAAGCATAACTAAAACTACCTGTCTGTGAAGAAAATATATAAATGATTTATATTTGTTATTCTACATTTAGCTTACTTAAGAGCTTAATATGTTGTGAAAATGCAGTTTGAATAACGAAAAGTGAATTGATAGTAACAAATTCTGAAGGATATGTAAGAAGAAAGGCAGGTTTAACGTTTATCTAACAATAATTATAGAATAATAAAAGGCTATTTTTTTAGTCAAAAAGCAGTGTGATCCTCTGCTAAGGATCACAATTGCTATATAATTTTGTAAACATTCGCGATAAAACACAAAAAAGATCGTGTTTAAATAAATTTATTGATAGCGACTGCAACACCATGCTCTTCATTAGAAAGTGTGACGAATTTAGCAACTTTCTTCACTTTTTCAGGCGCATTTCCCATCGCAACACCTAATCCTGCATATTTTAGCATTGCTAAGTCGTTACCTTGATCACCAATACACATAATTTTTTCTTGTGTGATTTTTAAATGTTCCGCCACTTTCTGAATAGCACTTCCTTTATTAACATTGGTATTCAACACTTCAATAAAATAAGGAGCACTACGTAGTATGCTATATTGTTCATAAATATTAGCAGGAAGATATTGAATGGCATTATCTAAAACGGTAGGTGCATCAACAATCATAAACTTACTAAAACGCATATCAGATTGCATTTCATTAAGAGGGCGATAATAAAGCGGTGTCCAAGATAAGAAAGCTTCTTGGCAGGTGAAATGGCTAATATGGCGATTAGTGGTATAAATTTTATTGTCACTAATGACGTGAAAATGAACGCCTATCTCACGAGCGAGATTTTCAAAATAGAGGTAGTCTTCAAAATTGAGTAAATCCTGAATAATGACTTCACCATTATCTGCTTGATGAATTTGGCTACCATTATTACTAATACAGTAACAATCCGAAGTATCAAGACCGAGTATCTTTAAATAAGGGGAGATGCCATTAAAAGAGCGCCCTGAAGCCAGTACAATCTTAACACCCGCTTCTTTGGCTCGTTGAACAGCCTCTTGTACTTCGGGTGTGATTTCGTGTTGTTTGTTGAGTAAGGTTCCATCTAAATCAATAGCGATAAGCTTAATACTCATTAGCATCCCCATATAAAATAAAAGCAATCATGATAAAGGAAGGACGAAGCGGTCTATCATCACATAGCTTGAGTATTATTTATGTGACATTTAAGGCTATCTGCATAATGTCACATAAATGGAAGGGTTAATCACAACAAGGTGATTGTAAATGTAAAGGCTGTTTGGTTTCTAAAATGATCTCTTGATTTTGCCGAAAATCGAAAGGCGTGATGCCATACTCTTTACGGAACATATAAGTAAAGTGAGATTGTGAACCAAAGCCGAAATCAAGGGCGATATCGAAGATAGAGCGTTCACTGGTACGTAATAAATGAATAGCGCCAGCTAATCTACGCTGACGGATATACTTTCCTAAAGAGGTGCCTGTGACTTCTTTAAAGATTTTCTGCATGTGCCAAAGAGAATACCCAGAATAAGCCGCCAACTCTTCAAGATGGATAACCCGGCCTAAATGCTCCTCAATCCATTTACTTAGCGCGCAAACCAATGCGAGATGATTATCTTGTGGCATTACAGTTCCATTCTATCAATGAAGTTAAGGTAAAAATCAAAATTAACTCCCTAATCTTATACAAAAAATGGCAGACAGAGAAATCCATATTAATGGATAGCTATCTCTAATCGTTGGCAAAATGTGTAATTAAATAATATAAGGTCATTTTGCATACAGTTTAGAGCGAAATAATGCAAATTATCTGAAGTCTGTCGAGGAAGCGTTTACCTTTCATAATGAAAGTTATGCTAAATTTACTCATAGAGATAATTGATTGCGGATTTTATAACAACAACTCCCTGTCTTGTTATCGTATTTAAGCGAATGCTTATAATGTGATAAGCCATATTAACAAAATGTATTTAAAGGATTTTAAATTGAACGCAAAGAAAATAATTATTAGCTTAATTATTGCATTGGCCATTACCTTTGGCCTCTATCTTGTGGCTTTAGATAATTTT containing:
- the mgrB gene encoding PhoP/PhoQ regulator MgrB codes for the protein MYLKDFKLNAKKIIISLIIALAITFGLYLVALDNFCDRGEDFQQGLCRFTTLFPSKHH
- a CDS encoding helix-turn-helix domain-containing protein, with the translated sequence MPQDNHLALVCALSKWIEEHLGRVIHLEELAAYSGYSLWHMQKIFKEVTGTSLGKYIRQRRLAGAIHLLRTSERSIFDIALDFGFGSQSHFTYMFRKEYGITPFDFRQNQEIILETKQPLHLQSPCCD
- a CDS encoding N-acetylmuramoyl-L-alanine amidase, producing MRSSRYYIGLLIAISLLTSCAKQSEFIDRGEYIVKVIPNKQEANDCVKYLVMHYTALDDERSLKVLTGGRVSSHYLIPTHPSSIDGKPVITSLVDERQIAWHAGISQWGDATSLNNCSIGIEIVNLGYRDNGKFRYWYSYTADQIVTMSVVMKDIIERYDIEPQNVLGHSDIAPQRKVDPGPLFPWERLANQGIGAWPDKELVQTYLAGRDPSEPVDVANFQKLLQQYGYQTPTNGVLDNKAQKVVKAFQMHFRSTKANGIPDAQSEAILRALIEKYRI
- the yidA gene encoding sugar-phosphatase produces the protein MSIKLIAIDLDGTLLNKQHEITPEVQEAVQRAKEAGVKIVLASGRSFNGISPYLKILGLDTSDCYCISNNGSQIHQADNGEVIIQDLLNFEDYLYFENLAREIGVHFHVISDNKIYTTNRHISHFTCQEAFLSWTPLYYRPLNEMQSDMRFSKFMIVDAPTVLDNAIQYLPANIYEQYSILRSAPYFIEVLNTNVNKGSAIQKVAEHLKITQEKIMCIGDQGNDLAMLKYAGLGVAMGNAPEKVKKVAKFVTLSNEEHGVAVAINKFI
- a CDS encoding sodium:alanine symporter family protein, translating into MTGLINFANNILWGYVLIYLLLGVGIYFTIRTGFIQIRHFSHMFSILKNSHKSDKSGISSFQALCTSLAARVGTGNLTGVAIALTAGGPGAIFWMWVVALIGMATSLIESTLAQLYKTKDDDGNYRGGPAYYMTKGLKMRWMGVLFAIFLIIAFGLVFNAVQANSIAQATASAFNFDPLYVGIFLVLTSGFIIFGGLRWIARVAELVVPIMATAYLLLAFWVVADHIERLPEVFILIFKSAFGLQEAAAGAIAYGISQAMTQGIQRGLFSNEAGMGSAPNAAASATPYPPHPASQGYIQMLGVFMDTLVICSATAVIILSSGVLDSYPEGINGIQLTQLALSSSVGGWGSTFIAIAIFFFAFTSIIANYAYAESNMIFLGRNHTTGLFLLRSAALAMVMFGALADMPLVWKMADLSMGLMAMTNLIAIILLSGVALKLVKDYNQQRQAGLLPTFDIRQYPELQDDIEEGIWDENIVPDEPLVRCEKVGNN
- the brnQ gene encoding branched-chain amino acid transport system II carrier protein; this translates as MLSTKDMLVLGMMVFALFLGAGNIIFPPMAGFQSGNLWFSTSLGFLVTGVLLPFLTLVIVAIRGRGERLSVDLPSWVAVIFWVALYLIVGSTFAMPRVTNTAYEMGFLPLGLVEKNTATHLTFALIFNITSMFFMLKQGTMISAIGKFMTPALLVLLVVVGIAVVAKPISPIGEPTGLYAVNGFFSGFIDGYQTMDVLSAMAFGGIVARALYTKGITEPRQIGFITVKAGMISVLLLAALYLCLFYLGATSHSVSVFADPALNATNGGQIFSRYVDALFGSVGTWLMGGIVLLASMTTLVGVTSAAADYFATFHHRLGYRFWVVVFTLMTTIVSTFGLDTLLRVTIPALLMIYPTSVTLVLLQFIRNKLKAPRFTYRFTIAIIVLMSLFDTLKQLKWLNADLLQLFSYIPLSDYGLGWVLPGVIAFVISLVVSLNLKEENLPVGNTAK